In Vigna angularis cultivar LongXiaoDou No.4 chromosome 8, ASM1680809v1, whole genome shotgun sequence, the DNA window ctaATTAAACTAATCTTATAACTCTCCAATATCAGAAAGTTGAAGATTGAATCTAGAATTTTCTCTTATTGTGCATTTGAATATTGTTCATTAAATTGACCGAAACTGACCGTTTGCACTGAATTGTAATAACATTGATTGCAGCATTTTTTAAATCAGCTATTGTCTCTTTCTCACTGAATTTAAGTATTTGAAGCAGACAACAATTGACACAACAGTGTGGTGAAGGAAAACACAAACCTCGAAGCAAGAAATGGAGGAGAGGATAAACTATGTGGCTCACTGTCTTGTTCTACCTTATCCTGCACAAGGACACATAAATCCTATGCTTGAGTTTTCAAAACGTTTGATTCAGAGAGGAGTGAAGGTCACACTGGTAACTTTTGTGTCCAACTGGAAGGTCGTTAGCAGAAAAAATTTCACTTCTATAGAAGTTGAGAGCATATCAGATGGCTACGATGAAGGAGGCCGTGCAGCAGCAGAGAGCCTTGAGGTTTATCTTGAAAGCTTCTGCAGGGTTGGAGCACAAACTCTCGCTGAGCTTCTTCAGAAGCTTGCAGGATCAAGCCACCCTCCAGATTGTGTAATCTATGATGGTTTCATGCCTTGGGCTCTTGATGTTGCAAAGAAATTTGGGCTACTTGCTGCTGCTTTCTTCACTCAGAGTTGCACAACAAACACCATATACTTGCATACTTATAACAAGTTGCTGGAACTGCCTCTTACACAGACAGAGTATTTGTTGCCAGGGTTGCCAAAACTTGAAGCTGAGGACTTGCCATCATTCTTGAACAGATATGGAACCTATCCAggttatttttatgttgttgTGAACCAACTTTCCAATATTGACAAAGCAGATTGGGTTCTTGCAAACACATTTTATGATATGGAGCGAGAGGTAAGTGAGTTCACTAGCTGAAAATTCTTGTTTGATGAAATGACTTATAGACAGTAGTAGTTATTTGGGTAAATGTTATTTAAGTTTCTTTAAGGTTTTTATCAAAGTTGGTTCTAGACTCTACTTTCAAAACAATGATTTTGGTCTCTATGTTCTTTATATTTGGTAGATTTTGTTTCTCTTCTTAAGATCTTTATGTTTTGGAAAGAGAGACAAACTCTACCAAATGATGAGGGccaaaatatttacatttggAAGCATATGAAGTAAGgctaatttttatcaaaattgagAGATCTAAAACACATTTTATCCTAGTTTTTTTGAGTTggtttttgaaatgaaattcattgTAGGTTGTGGATTGGCTGTGCAAGATTTGGCCATTAAAGACAATAGGACCAACCTTGCCATCTATGTACTTGGACAAAAGACTCCAAGATGACGAGAATTATGGTATTGAAATGTATGTTCCAAAGTCAGAAGCTTGCATGAAATGGCTTGATGATAAACCAAAAGGGTCAGttgtgtatgtttcttttgGGAGCTTCGCAGGGCCGAATGTGGAGCAAGCTGAGGAACTAGCTTGTGGTTTAAGAGATAGTGGAAGTTATTTCATATGGGTGATTAGAGACTCTGAGCAAGGACAGCTTCCAAAGGGGTTTCTTGACACAGCAGAGAAAGGTTTAATAGTCAATTGGTGTCCCCAACTGCAAGTCTTGACACATGAGGCTTTGGGGTGTTTTATCACACACTGTGGTTGGAACTCCACATTGGAAGCTTTGAGCTTAGGAGTTCCAGTGATTGCAATGCCACTGTGGACTGATCAGATCACAAATGCAAAACTTATTAAAGATGTGTGGAAAATTGGAGTCAAAGCTGTTGCTGATGAGAAAGATATAGTTAGAAAAGAAACTATCACACATTGCATAAAAGAAATATTGGAGACtgaaaaaggaaatgaaataaagaaaaattccaTCAAGTGGAAGAATCTGGCCAAGAGTAGTGTTGATGAGGGAGGAAGTTCCGATAAAAATACTGCAGAATTTGTGAATGAATTGGTTCATCGCCGTGCTGCATTAAATTAATGGGAAAGGAAGTGCTCATAGAAGTTTTGTGCCACAGCCAAAGTATGCTATGCTGATTCTGCTTAGAATAATCAACTTGACAAGGTTGTAAATTTAAGTTTTGGTAAAAATTGTTAGCTTCTGCATTCTGAATTTGTATGTCTTTAGAACATCCGTTATTTTAGCATGCAGTTCTTTGTCATTTGTGTAAGATGATTTGCTCCATCATGATAAGAATGTATTTGTCTCTTGTTGGACCAATAATTCAACAGTTTGCAACATGTCTACATAAAGCATCTCACATGTCATCAAAAGATGTCAATAAATCAATACCTCTAAGTTAAAGAAAGGTTCATTAAATGCACTGGACTGGGTATGTATTATTCCAATAGAGTACAAAATCACAATCTGGTAACTAGAGTTGACTTCACTTGACTGTGATGGTCTTGTAAGGTTTTATATATGATGTGATACTaagtagataaattaaaaataaagaacaaacCATTAATTGGGTTAACAAAGTTTCCCAATTATAACTGTTCACAAGACATGCTAGCaaatggaaaagagaaaaaacatcATTGACAGAAACATTTCTACAAAGTTTGACTTTACTTTAAATGAGCTTAAAGTTAAACATCATGGTATATATGTTTCTCTGGTCTGTAATCCACgttcattcaataaattcatacGGTGATATGAGATTTACATCCTTTTCATTAAGAACAAGGTGGCATGTATTTAGGAGGTGGAACCATACTAGTTTGCATGGTACCTCCATCTCTTACTATGAGCACAGTATCCATACCCCAGCTAGTGTGCCTCTCAAGATGACAGTGCATGTACCAAACACCTGCAAAAGCAAATTAATTGAGTGTTATTTCATATATTGTTGTTTCAAACTAAATGCTAATTTCACTATCTGTGAGTATGTGTAGCATGTGAGAAAAAACTACCAGGATTATTAGCAACAAATCTCATTGCAAGCCAGCCATTCTTAGGAAGACCAATGGTATTAACTTCTGGTGGATCAATTAAATTGTAAGATTTTGGGTCTGTCACGTTGTTGAAATTTCCTGTTCCCACACCCACAACAAAGAAGCTAAAACCATGAAGGTGCATGGCATGATTCTCTGCAGTGATAACACTGGTTCCCTGCCACACAAGTTCAACAACCTCATTATAGTCAAACATTAGCACCCTTGTTCCTGTGCTTGGGATCGATGTATTGCTTCCTGTATCTCCTGTGAAGTTTGTAAAAGAAAGGTGGTTGATCCGGAAAGTCTTCACTGAAAACTCCTGATATGTTCCTACCAATGCATACAATTTATAAATGTTACttagttataatattaaagagCAATTCCTGGCTGAGTcttaaatttttacataaaatagGGGGATtgtaaatgaaataaaaacatataccAGTAGTATGCCTCTAGAATATCAATCTGTGGGATCTGAAAACTTATATTGTTTAAGCTTGAAGCTAATCTTTTTCCATTAGGTCCTAAACAACTTCCATTTGGGTTTTGACAAGGTAGTTCATTCATGGATACTGTCATATAAATTCTTCTTGTCACATTTATTGGCACAATAGCAGGGTGATCTTGGCTTGCCAAACCCCTCAAGCTCTTCGAAAAATTGAATACTGTTCCTGAATCATTCACTGCAGGAAGCACAGGCATGGGGATGGATGATGGTGATGGTTTAAAATTCTCACTGTACTCAAGAATAGCTGTTGTTGGGGAATTGTCATACATATCGACGCCATCATAGAAAGGACTAGCAGCAATGTAATAGAGACCCTTTGGCTGGTTTGCTGAGACCAACACATCCATTGTTTGCCCTGGGGTTATCATGATGAAACTGGTGTTTAAGGGCTTTGTGTAGGAACCATCAATGCCTACAAGTATAAGGCTGTGATTAGCAACCCCAAAGAACATCTCTTCGTTCATTGCTGAATTTATTATTCGGAAAAGATATGTCTTTCCATGATCAACTAAAAAGCGACGAGTGTTCTCTGCAAAACAAAGCAATGTTGATGAACAAAGTGGTGAAACATGATACCAAAGACAAGAATTACTTGCAGTTTTACAATCTATAATACAGGTGCATCTCTAAGATATGTAGCACAGACACTCATACAAACACTGGACACTAACACGGATACAAACACTTCGACACTTATGGTTTCCAGAATGTAAGACATGGGGACACGAATCTATATGGGTATTCAAAAAATTTTTGTATCTATTCTTATTAACATTGTGTTAGTAACATGTCAAAATTTTGTCAGAGCACAAAAGTCTCATCCCACTACCTAGTTGAAGTTACATGAATCATGCAGTGGCATTAGACTtggttaaaaatcaaaattttgtcAGAGCACAAAAGTCTCATCCCTTTTAACAATACAATCTTATTCTTCTCACTAATGTTTCCAACAAACCTTTTTTCCATGTGGGTTTGTGCATTCTCTATATTTCAAGTCCAAAATGGGATTTTGTGTAAGGGAAAGTATTAGGGATATTGAAATATCATTCATGTATCTACAGTTAATAGCTTAAGCTTTTAGGATAGATTTTCAAGACATTAATATACTTTTTGAGCAATTGTAGAAGTCACCAGGTTGGCCATTGATTGTGTAAGCATCTGATGCATTGGGCTCTGCACCAGTTGCCCTGGCCTCATTTACAATTTGCATCACATCTCCCTTGTACCACTCACCTGAAAGATCACCAACAAGCATAATCAAGAGGTTGTGTGTGTGTGCTTGAATATATACAGGATTTGAATGGAATTTCCATTGGACAGTTACCAACCAATGATAAGAATGTTTTGTCCACAAGGTTCAGGGAAAGGATATGTTCCATTTGCTGGTAAAATGACAATGGCACCATGGACAGTGGCACGTGTCCAACTACTGTGTGCATGCCACCAAAGAGTTCCTTCTTCCAATGTAAAGGCCACCTTCTGAGTGAAACTTGTTCCTGGTGGGATAGGGCACTGTGTTATGTTCTCAGGTCCATCTGACCAAGGATCCCTTGGTTCCCTCACACCATGCCTGTAAAAAAGGTTCCAACTTTTTCACCTTTTCCTACTTTTGGAGGCATGTAGTTATTAATCAAATTCAATTCACACACCTCAAGTTAAGCCATAGTATCTGTTTTGTTACTgattagtatataaaaaatcaaaagcaTTTATTCTCTATATGAGGAAAGAAAAGAGAGGAACAACTTTTTTCTTGGTTTATGCTAAAGACTAATTCCTTCGCTGTAGAAATCATTTGGGTGtccttataaattattttctatgcATATGATCAGGAATTGAATCCCTGAAAACATGGTCAAGGAGCTTAACTACATATCACTTGTGCTGAACATAATTTGGCTGTGTCAATGAAAATTTATGCTATAACTAATGCATGTGGTTGGGTTGTGCACAAACATGAACAGAAGGAAGAagcaaaatgataaaaagagaGGCAAAATGGGAGATTTAACCAGTGAATAGTGACCCCATATCTTCCTTGATTATGGACAGTGACAAAAGCTGTATCTCCTTTGTGAACACGAATGGTTGGTCCTGGAAAACTATCATTTACTGTCAGTATGCTTTTTGTGCTGCACAATCTCGTGAAATTCTTTTCCTTCAGCTGCAACAAACCacccaaattaaaaatatcacacCCTTATCACTTATCCCCTTTTCTTCACTTcaaaaaccaaacacaaaagCCACTTTAGTAGGTGTGAGTTTGAGTAATGAGAAAATTTTCTGTTATCACTTTTGTTAGTACATTGAAGATGATAATGCTGTGTGATGCATAAGAAAACTAAGAGACTATCTCTATGTTATAAAGATTCTACGTcaatttgataagaaaaattcCCCCCTTCTTAGAAGGTAAGAACGATATTTAATCACTACAAAACACTTTATGTGATGGAATTTGGAAACATAcaacaaaatcataataatgAACGTTGCCTTGGCTCTTGGAGATAACCAGAAAACTCAAAATAAGAAGTAGGACACTATGATTCTGTGAGATGATCATTTTACTGGAAGCAACTGCAGGATGATAGGTGCTATCTTACTTGTTTGGTTTTCATGTAGACTGATTTGAAGTTGTTATATAGGTTAATTTCATGAACCTTAGAGATTCTAAATGGTCTTTAACTTCATTGGTACAGTAACCAGACACGTATTTCTTAGGTACTAGTTTCCTCTTACAGTCATATTTGTAAATGATGTACGTTTTCATAATATACTGTACTTTCCTAAAGCAGGGGAATATATTAATGTATCTTCAATTAGACATTATTGAAGCTTGAGCGAGCACGTAAAATTTCACTTAGGATAGGTTTTCCTTGTTTGTATGTAATGCTTTAATTCCTTCCAGCCAAGGCTCTTCTACACATTAAGAacaatatgataaaaaaatctatagCAGAAACAACTATGATAATGTTAAGCACGTACGGACATGGCTAAATTAGCCAGAGTCTGAAATTTGTGtattataatgatatattgCATATTTCATATTCTACATTTGGTTAATTACTTATTTTCCTCTACTAAGTTCTTATACAAAATCAATAGTAATTACATGCAGTCCACAAAACTTCCTCGGTGGCGAATACATGGTTTTTGTGAAATATATTTTGGCTATTATCGATAAATCTTTTGAGGTTGGTAAGTCACTGGTGAACTCGTATAagaaattatgatattttttccaattttttaatatattttttaactttgttattttttaaggTTCATTTGCTTACTCTGTCAGTATCTGCTTTTAAAcatgcatatataattttcaccaATTAAATTCTTTCAGTAAAATTGACAGTCCGTGCTAagtactttttttctctctctctctgttatgctatctttttctctcccttctTTATTCTTCTCAATGTTAAAAGCATGACagaaattagttattatttaagtGATGATTTTAAGTTTGATAATAAGTTTCAATTAAAAATCTGATTTGATCTagtaatcaaattttttatatgtttcaaTTGTATTTTTGCTGTGTGATTTCATTGTTAATTCAGATtataattactttataataaaatgattgtTTTGTATTGTGAACGTTTATATACATgcatagaaaatataaaacaataataatttaatcaagtttaaagtttt includes these proteins:
- the LOC108345663 gene encoding UDP-glycosyltransferase 74G1, producing the protein MEERINYVAHCLVLPYPAQGHINPMLEFSKRLIQRGVKVTLVTFVSNWKVVSRKNFTSIEVESISDGYDEGGRAAAESLEVYLESFCRVGAQTLAELLQKLAGSSHPPDCVIYDGFMPWALDVAKKFGLLAAAFFTQSCTTNTIYLHTYNKLLELPLTQTEYLLPGLPKLEAEDLPSFLNRYGTYPGYFYVVVNQLSNIDKADWVLANTFYDMEREVVDWLCKIWPLKTIGPTLPSMYLDKRLQDDENYGIEMYVPKSEACMKWLDDKPKGSVVYVSFGSFAGPNVEQAEELACGLRDSGSYFIWVIRDSEQGQLPKGFLDTAEKGLIVNWCPQLQVLTHEALGCFITHCGWNSTLEALSLGVPVIAMPLWTDQITNAKLIKDVWKIGVKAVADEKDIVRKETITHCIKEILETEKGNEIKKNSIKWKNLAKSSVDEGGSSDKNTAEFVNELVHRRAALN